From the genome of Solanum pennellii chromosome 6, SPENNV200:
tttttaattttacgaGAGGGAATTACTTCACCCCCACAAATAAAAGTCAAGTGTGTTTCGTATGATCGTAAagtattttcataaaaaaaaacatctctTGTAATTGCTTAGTTAATTAGTGAAAAGTACTTCTTGATATATAATAGATGAactaataatatattgttttaattgAACTTTTGAGtattaaagattaaaataatatttaagcGTTAGTTGAAAGAAGTCATTCAGGAATAGAATTTTTTCATCCATTATCAGAGGTTTAAGGTTAGTTTGAAATCTGATTATAAAAAAGATCATGCTAAGGACCGTTAGGCAATgctcaccccccccccccaaatccTTTATATACATGTACTCTAAtgtgaattattatttatgatgaTCAGgtgagaataaaaaaaaattacaagataAGATAGTTTTTAGGAAAACAAAACTCGTTCATATGTTAAGAAAATCAATGTCTCCCTTAAATGATTTTTACAttacacaaatttaaatttgtcaAGCCTCTGacataaatatcaattttcgagtaaaaaattcaaaaaaggaaaaaggaaaaagaaatacaaattaaaatagttACTAGGACAATGGTGGTCTTTCACAAGTTAGGAAAGTCCATTCCCCCTATTAATAgtaaatattttccttaaaaccCATTTTATGCGATCAAACATTAGAAAATTGACTTTTATCCTTTCAAATCAAATAGAGGATAATAAAAATCCATCATAATTTGTAAATAAGATAACTTTATCCATCTGACATGACTTACGAATAagataaattttatcaattgaaaatagCTAGATAACAATTTAAAGAtattacttcaaaatatatcatatattaatcaCATTATATGTCATCACTAGTATATATACGTGATGGCATTCGCTTAATTTTAAACTAGAGAAGTCACAATAACGATTGCAATTAGTACTATGTGGAAATACGATcgactaaaataaaataattcaattattcaaACATAAcattatctttattaatttaaagtaaCTTTAATCAATTCTAGTTAAACCAAGGAGTAGTAGTAGAAAGATGAAAAGATGATGATGAAAGTTGAACTTGTTGCCCTTGTGCTAATTGTCCTTCTATTTGTGTCTGGCCTTTAACAAGGCTAATTTCAGCTTGTACTTTTACTAACTCACGTTCTAAACGATCAATTTCTTGATGTAAAATACTAATAATTCCAACACACCCATAAACTGGACTCTTAATTCGACAATAAGCTTCGTAGTACAAGGAATCCGCTACATTCGCTCTTTGATGCTCTTGAACTTGCTGAtatttcacacacacacacaacaacaaaaaaaattaattaatttcatgaaaaaatatttaatatatttcaacTTAATTAGAACTTAGAAAGGAGGAGGTTACTAATGAAATTAAATGAGACGAACAAATACATAAGTAAAAAATGCAATAATGAACAGAAgcaaattcagaatttaaaaaaaatgaaagcctacttattatatgtgtatattctTCGAAcctaatataataattaacacGTATATATTTACCTGGAGAAATTTTCCAACATTGCTAGCACCATAGATTCTGTGAACAAAAGAAAATCTTTGAGGATTATTTGGAGGAAAATATGGCAAAAAAATACAATCTGAAGGACATCTTCGTCTCAATTGTTTGCAAGCAGCACAACGTCTCGAATTCATaataagattttcaaaatcttttgtgttgttaaagaacaaaaaatctAGTGTAAATCTACCATTGCTAAGATTTCAGTAGTGTATTTAAATGagaagatttttttattttattttttatgaacggctatattttttttaaaaaaaaagtgtagtTTTGAAAGAAATTTAGGAAAGTTACCAGTACATTTTGTAAATATACCATTGTTTGATCGGACTAAACTTGGTAACATGTTTCAGATTGgtgtttttcctttttctttcttgcCTTTGTAtaatgtaaatttaaatttatatttgatttaatttagtCATTTCCTTTGAGTTTTTTCAATTCAAATCTAGTGGAAAATGTTCGAATTGTCTTTAACGGTAGCactttattttaaagtaaattatgtaattttttgcCAAAAAGTTCAACGGGGAAACAACCTCTTGCGCCTCCTAACTAGATCCCTGTGAATTTTGGAGGAAGAGTAACATAATAAGCACATATAATacaagcaaaaaaaatataatttatctaaATGTATAGTGTTAAGagctaaatatatataacttttttacttttttataaattacaaaaattcttaaaattaatttatgaatttcaaATACATCACTTTTTCGAATACATCACTCGACTTTCAGATATACATGAGTAAACATCCGGATACATTGGTGAGGATGTATCATCAGAGAGGGATAAAATATCCAGATACATAGGGGAGAGATGTAATTGAGAGGAGAAAATGTGTAAGAGAGGGAATAAGATTCGAATACATAGGGAAGGGACGGAATGTATCCGAGAAAGGAGGGATATATCTGAGAGGAATAGTAATGTATCGACGAGATGTATCCGAAAAGGAAACGATGTATTCTAAAGAGATAAAGAATGTATCACCAAGAGGGAAGTGATGTATATTCGAGAGGGaaattcttattcttttttaaatgataaaaaattataaagattgtgataaaataaaaatttacaattgaataatttttccagaaaaagaaaagtagaaAGAAGTAACATCACCAACTTCTTCCATTCCAGTTACACCAGATTTCATTCGTATGATTggattaacaaattaaaaatattttgagattgtcattttaaaattataaattatttttttgaccaTTTATTCTATTtgaaagatgaataaaatatatatatatatatatatatatatatatatatatattataNNNNNNNNNNNNNNNNNNNNNNNNNNNNNNNNNNNNNNNNNNNNNNNNNNNNNNNNNNNNNNNNNNNNNNNNNNNNNNNNNNNNNNNNNNNNNNNNNNNNNNNNatatatatatatatatatatatatattgtataaatcAAATCATCTTCAAACTTGATATCAAAATTTACTTTTGTCATTTAATTAATCATTTCCATTTAAATACTCcttaataattttaaagtgATCTAGATATTAGTGTAAAATTATAACACTATTCTCATCTGTCACATCGTAATCATATAACCActagattatttatttatttatttatttattcactattttttaaacacattttaatattaattacactaattaattaattttttttaaaaataatttttcaagcatcaaaatttaaaatgtgggccattttataaattttaaatatttttaattagtgGACCCCCTCTTCATAAATCTCTATACGGTCCCCTCAGTCctcctctctttctttttccttgttCTTCACCATTCAAATTTATAGtgcttttttctttcttctttgtcattcaataatttcttaaaaaataattttagagaaaaagagaacaaaaatcattataatattTACGATACTCTCTTGATGATTGAATTTTGTTGAAGTCAACTTTTTCTTAACAACTCATATGAAAAAGAAggttatataagaaaattataaatttatatttttttactccATAAAATAATAGAGAATTAAAATAGATCAGTCAAAATTcaagataaatttatatttattaaatcaaCATCgataatataaaatgaaatcgAAGTAAATAGTATGATACTATTACACATTAAAGAGCTATTGGTATGAAAATAGTTGATAAAAGGTGAGATGAGTAGAGTCACCTTTTAGGAAAtatttgtcatttggagctgatatacccctcaattttatcattttgagctgatatacccctcgttataaaagtagctcatatatgcccttaccgttatacaaacggctcacatatatccCTGCTGTtacaaaatgactcacatatacccttcatttaacggaagttaaaaaaattgttttaaatttatatttattacttctaatttttaaaaaaagttatttaggggtatatatgattcttttatcaaagttcaaggtatattttaatttttttcatacataaattattttttgacttttttaattataattatttgagtttcttattcttattttgttttttcttacattccttagtttaaagaaaaaaaattaaattttgtgtatattgtaatttaatttcgtgttcgaagaaaaaatttggtcatctacaataagttttacaagaatattagtgaaacataaataaatttgattatcaaaataataattataaaatagtcattgaaacaaaaaaaagtcaaaaaaattatgtttgacaaggattaaatttactcgtatatgattatatttttaaaaaaaaataataataaaaatttagattaaaattattttttttccatttccgttagagaaaaagggtatatgtgagccatttgtttacaagtaggggtatatatgagccactttcataacaaggggtatatcagctccaaatgacaaagttgaggatATATCAAACCCTTTTCTCCATATCTTAAACTAAATTTTGATGTGAAATACGAAGgtcaataaattaatttaaatctatcaatcaagaaaaaaaaatatatagatattttatattataacatcaataaatgaaaaagataaGTCGAAATTATTAAAGACTCTCGAAAGGGATTTATTGACCTTTAGGGGCAATGAAACAAAACATGTCCGATTGCTCTTCGGTGACTTAAAGGGGCAAGGTAGAATTTCCCTCCcttaaaatggaaaaagaagttgaatatattattttttttgttttagttttataatttatcgtcaattatttttataatattttaaaatatatttttaagataatATATGTGGTATATGTGAATTTTTAAGAGTTTTAATTTGTAAGCAatcacaataaatttaaaatgattaaattattCTCAAACTTAGtggatatttttgaaaaacagaTACATTAATTGAGACGTGTGTGTTTATtttctcttatatatatttagttttagttatataatatgattaaatACACTTTGATcgttattaaaaatattcagAAATATCCTTTATTTGAATGGAATATccaaaatcaatcaaaaataacttaatttcaattgaaattatctattttaaataAATCCTCAACTAAATCCGATCAATAACCGTCAAACTAAACTCTGGTCATTAAAAAAGCCCACATTATTAatcctttcttgatttttcatttaCCTAGAATTGGTTATTAAGAAAAATCTGGTCACATTTTGATTTTTCtgtgaataatattttattattttatgaaatttttttaacgCCTCTTCGagatattatattattctttatataaatatgaactaaattttataataaaataatctcaaaaaacACTattattgaaattgaattatatCTTGTAGAGTCTCAAAACCTTTTTAACGTCTACTACcaatatataaaatgaataaagcAAAAGAAAAGATTATACTAAAGGTTTTGAACTTCTTGATGATTGGTAAGGCCAGATTAGTTTTCTTTACTTGCACAATTATTAACAAAAAcgtttttttctctcttctattcataaataataaaataataatattaatataaagttgTGTTATAATATGTAGTAAGTTGCAAAAGTAATGAATTAGTTTATGACTTGTAATTTAAAAATAGCTACAAGTAATTTGAAGACACGAGGTTATAATTCtactttttaattcttttatatatatatataaaaaaaaaagtagttgcATGGAATCTACAGgcttttttaataataaaaaaaataaaatagtggCATGGAATCTATAGGCTCTAGCAATGTGAGttgcataaaaaataaatttgccATACCTAACTCCGTGACTCTGTCGTATTTGCAGCAAATATGCTCGACATATCaactaatttattattaaaaggaAAGAATGATTATTGCATCGCGAATTGATTGAGCAGGAatcttttaaatgaaaattttaaatataatattatttgcatgtatttttttatgaagtttataGCATAAAATTTATCTACTGTGATTTATATGTCTGATATAATTCGTACgttatcaaaaatataaaataaaattaaaaaaataaaatcaagttaatattttatggaaaaaaaatggtatgtcattatcaaattatataatttgtataatttattaaaagaaaCTGCTAAGTTAATTATTAGTGGAACCAATCGAACTACTTGACCAATAAACTTTTTGACAAGTGaatcaatttgattttcaacctTCCCTTTTCCTCTAAACtcaagaaataaaatgataaagaattAATAATCACACTGTTATTAGAATTGTGTTAATGAAGTTTAACTCATTTTTTTGGACTATAGTTGTGTTACATTTATAATATATGGTATTGTTAAATTTCCAATGTAAGGCATAGAATAGTAAAACCAAATATCAGTCTTAATGTATAGatctttttttaagaaaaccGCTTAACTGTACAACTAATTGGTGTGTCAATCAGTGTCGCATTGATAAATAACgtgtgatattttattttgacaaaaaagaaattttcattGATTAATTAGTAATTGTAAGTGAAATAATGTGTCTAACGTAAATTcagattaattaatttgtaatatgaatataaatattggattgaaactcaaat
Proteins encoded in this window:
- the LOC114077519 gene encoding LOB domain-containing protein 24-like translates to MNSRRCAACKQLRRRCPSDCIFLPYFPPNNPQRFSFVHRIYGASNVGKFLQQVQEHQRANVADSLYYEAYCRIKSPVYGCVGIISILHQEIDRLERELVKVQAEISLVKGQTQIEGQLAQGQQVQLSSSSFHLSTTTPWFN